A part of Desulfobacter sp. genomic DNA contains:
- the fabD gene encoding ACP S-malonyltransferase yields the protein MGYAAVFPGQGSQEKGMGGGLFSRFPRMVEAAGDILGYSIRDLCLHDPDDRLRSTQYAQPALFTVNALAWEAARENGEELPAFVAGHSLGEYNALTASGVLDFATGLRLVKKRGELMNRTENGGMAAVIGPGPDEIRDCLAAAGVCGVYIANLNTPAQTVVSGTREGIGAAKQLFGAMAGARFKVLNVSGAFHSPLMEGAAAEFSAYLAGFELLAPKIPVVSNVLARPYSGGADGMRELLCRQIISPVRWMESIRYMAENGAQRFQETGPGRVLGNMVTPILGAGR from the coding sequence ATGGGGTATGCTGCGGTTTTCCCCGGCCAGGGGTCCCAGGAAAAGGGCATGGGCGGGGGACTTTTTTCACGGTTCCCCCGCATGGTTGAGGCGGCCGGGGATATTCTCGGCTATTCAATCCGGGACCTCTGCCTCCATGACCCGGATGACCGGCTTCGGTCCACCCAATACGCCCAGCCGGCGTTGTTCACCGTAAATGCCCTGGCCTGGGAGGCGGCCAGGGAGAATGGGGAAGAACTGCCCGCCTTCGTGGCCGGGCACAGCCTGGGTGAGTACAACGCCCTGACCGCATCCGGTGTCCTTGATTTTGCCACAGGATTGAGGCTGGTGAAAAAAAGGGGGGAATTGATGAACCGGACGGAAAACGGCGGCATGGCGGCCGTCATCGGCCCCGGCCCGGATGAGATCCGGGACTGCCTGGCCGCAGCCGGTGTCTGCGGAGTGTACATTGCCAACTTGAATACCCCGGCCCAGACCGTTGTTTCAGGAACCCGGGAGGGGATTGGGGCGGCAAAACAGCTGTTTGGGGCCATGGCCGGGGCCCGGTTTAAGGTATTGAACGTGTCCGGGGCTTTTCACTCCCCCCTCATGGAAGGCGCCGCCGCAGAATTCAGTGCCTACCTGGCCGGGTTTGAACTCCTTGCCCCTAAGATCCCGGTGGTTTCCAATGTACTGGCCAGGCCCTATTCCGGGGGGGCGGACGGGATGCGGGAGCTTCTCTGCCGCCAGATAATTTCGCCGGTGCGGTGGATGGAGTCAATACGGTATATGGCAGAAAACGGTGCCCAAAGATTCCAGGAGACCGGGCCCGGCCGGGTGCTGGGCAATATGGTAACGCCTATTCTGGGGGCCGGCAGGTGA
- a CDS encoding 4'-phosphopantetheinyl transferase superfamily protein, translating to MREALSADRVHLFYTRARDTDRGDLLTLYRSVLSRDEIQKAERFRDKTAGHLSLTARALVRYLVSEYTGLSPERLVFTANDHGKPALDPDMAVPGLKDIRFNLSHCKGGVVCGLCLGREIGVDIESLGRRVDPAVADRFFSPSEAARVRAAEGEGARKAAFLNLWTLKEAYIKARGGGLSIPLDSFSFDAKERVEISFKDDRDRSAGWQFFRWHPEPGKLAAAAVCSPGPLAFRTFRCIPFESVKKD from the coding sequence GTGAGGGAGGCGCTTTCAGCGGACAGGGTCCACCTCTTTTATACCCGGGCCCGTGATACTGACCGCGGAGATCTTTTGACCCTGTACCGGTCGGTGCTCAGCCGGGATGAGATACAAAAGGCCGAAAGGTTCCGGGATAAAACGGCCGGGCACCTGAGCCTGACGGCCAGGGCCCTGGTCCGCTATCTCGTTTCAGAGTATACGGGCCTGTCCCCGGAGAGGCTGGTTTTTACGGCAAACGACCACGGCAAGCCCGCCTTGGATCCGGATATGGCTGTGCCGGGGCTCAAGGATATCCGCTTTAACCTCTCCCACTGCAAGGGCGGCGTCGTCTGCGGACTCTGCCTGGGCCGGGAAATCGGGGTGGATATCGAGAGCCTTGGGCGCCGTGTGGATCCGGCAGTGGCAGACCGGTTTTTTTCCCCGTCAGAGGCGGCCCGGGTCCGGGCCGCCGAAGGGGAGGGCGCCCGTAAAGCGGCGTTTCTGAATCTATGGACATTGAAAGAGGCCTATATCAAAGCCAGGGGAGGGGGCCTGTCCATCCCCCTGGATTCCTTTTCCTTTGATGCAAAAGAACGTGTGGAAATTTCCTTTAAAGATGATAGAGACCGCTCCGCAGGGTGGCAGTTTTTCAGGTGGCACCCGGAACCCGGAAAACTGGCTGCAGCAGCGGTCTGTTCTCCCGGCCCCCTGGCGTTCCGGACATTCCGATGTATTCCATTTGAGTCAGTGAAAAAAGACTAA
- a CDS encoding GntR family transcriptional regulator: protein MKPAEYAENQILEAILDNSYSTGDALPGERALAQSLGVTRPTIREALQRLAKDGWITISHGRPTRVNDYLACGGLSILTTLARYGNYLSHDMIVHILEARVLMLPGMARKAAETDPGALLDLLAQAPSTENGDAASFARFDWELQMKMVTLAGNPVLKLIFNDFAPVYKVLGQWYFNVAACRSASHRYYRALKTALEDGPEWVRAAVESAMAEARELWEDLR, encoded by the coding sequence ATGAAACCGGCCGAATATGCCGAAAACCAGATCCTGGAAGCCATTCTGGATAATTCCTATTCCACGGGGGACGCCCTCCCCGGGGAGCGGGCCCTGGCACAATCCCTGGGGGTGACCCGGCCCACCATCCGGGAAGCCCTTCAGCGCCTGGCCAAAGACGGCTGGATCACCATTTCCCACGGACGCCCCACCCGGGTGAACGATTACCTTGCCTGCGGGGGCTTAAGCATTTTAACCACCCTGGCCCGGTACGGGAATTATCTCTCCCACGATATGATCGTCCACATCCTTGAGGCCAGGGTCCTGATGCTGCCGGGGATGGCACGGAAGGCCGCTGAAACGGATCCCGGCGCCCTGTTGGACCTGCTGGCCCAGGCCCCGTCAACGGAAAATGGCGATGCCGCATCCTTTGCCCGCTTTGACTGGGAGTTGCAGATGAAAATGGTCACCCTGGCCGGTAATCCGGTGTTGAAATTGATTTTTAATGATTTTGCCCCGGTATACAAGGTCCTGGGGCAGTGGTATTTCAATGTGGCGGCCTGCCGGAGCGCCAGTCACCGTTATTACCGGGCCTTGAAAACCGCCCTGGAAGACGGGCCGGAATGGGTCCGGGCCGCTGTTGAATCGGCCATGGCCGAAGCACGGGAATTGTGGGAGGACTTGCGGTGA
- a CDS encoding glycerol-3-phosphate dehydrogenase/oxidase, producing MKFQDLRPAYEVVVVGGGVTGAGAFLQATAMGLRTLLVEAADFAWGTSSRSSKMVHGGLRYLKEGKFLLTRSAVKERERLLALYPGLVNPLEFIMPVYAHMGPSERAVKAGLSIYSAMAGTRQHRHFNREAALGAIPGLRTQGLNAAVGFRDAQVDDARLVLRLIFDGCEAGGHALNYTKAVAIGRDGQGRVRSLSLKERDTGREKEIQTPVVINATGPHAEILHASPAKGLHIRPLRGSHLIFPGKLFPLTRVISFAHPRDSRPVFLFPWEGSLVLGTTDVDFNGDLDQDPAITPEESDYLLEGLDFILPDLGLNLDDALASIAGVRPVLSKGKKSASGESREHVVWKDKGLVTVTGGKLTTFSLLARDALKAAAAYLPGNGRIKKCRCPDFAAGLPEAGVGNGALRLRGRHGNRAGRLWKLLTRENSRPVGQTATLWAELEFSAGFEQVRRLEDLMLRRTRIGLLLPRGGMDIMDDIRARVCPYLGWDHSRWEKEIRDYRALWKRAYAPVPGEG from the coding sequence GTGAAATTCCAAGATTTAAGACCTGCCTATGAGGTGGTGGTGGTCGGTGGCGGTGTTACCGGGGCCGGGGCATTTCTCCAGGCTACCGCCATGGGGCTGAGGACACTGCTGGTGGAGGCGGCGGATTTTGCCTGGGGGACTTCCAGCCGCTCTTCAAAAATGGTGCACGGCGGACTGCGGTATCTCAAAGAGGGGAAATTCCTATTGACACGGTCTGCTGTGAAAGAGCGGGAAAGGCTGCTGGCCCTCTATCCCGGACTGGTCAATCCCCTGGAATTCATCATGCCGGTGTATGCCCATATGGGGCCGTCGGAAAGGGCTGTTAAGGCCGGCCTTTCAATTTATTCGGCCATGGCCGGCACCCGCCAGCACCGGCATTTTAACAGGGAGGCCGCCCTCGGCGCCATTCCAGGGCTCAGGACCCAGGGCCTCAATGCCGCGGTGGGATTCAGGGACGCCCAGGTGGACGATGCCCGGCTGGTGCTCCGGCTGATTTTTGACGGCTGCGAGGCCGGCGGCCATGCCCTTAATTACACCAAGGCCGTGGCCATCGGCAGGGACGGGCAGGGCCGGGTCCGGTCGCTGAGCCTCAAAGAGAGGGACACGGGCCGGGAAAAGGAAATTCAGACCCCGGTGGTGATCAATGCCACCGGCCCCCATGCCGAAATTCTCCATGCCTCACCGGCCAAGGGGCTCCACATCCGCCCCCTGCGGGGCAGCCACCTGATTTTTCCGGGAAAACTTTTTCCCCTGACCCGGGTGATTTCCTTTGCCCATCCCAGGGACAGCCGCCCGGTATTTCTTTTTCCCTGGGAAGGGAGCCTGGTTCTGGGCACCACGGATGTGGACTTCAACGGAGACCTGGATCAGGATCCGGCCATCACCCCGGAGGAATCCGACTACCTGCTTGAGGGCCTTGATTTTATCCTGCCCGACCTTGGGCTGAACCTGGATGATGCCCTGGCATCCATTGCCGGGGTCAGGCCGGTGCTGAGCAAGGGAAAAAAATCCGCATCCGGTGAGTCCAGGGAGCATGTGGTCTGGAAAGATAAGGGGCTGGTGACCGTGACCGGGGGGAAATTAACCACCTTCAGCCTTCTGGCACGGGATGCCTTAAAGGCTGCTGCCGCCTATCTGCCGGGAAACGGCCGGATAAAAAAATGCAGGTGCCCTGACTTTGCTGCAGGCTTGCCCGAGGCAGGGGTCGGCAACGGGGCACTCCGGCTCCGTGGCCGCCACGGTAACCGTGCCGGGCGGTTATGGAAGCTGCTGACCCGGGAGAATAGCCGGCCGGTGGGACAAACCGCCACCCTGTGGGCAGAACTGGAATTCAGTGCCGGCTTTGAACAGGTGAGGCGGCTGGAGGACCTGATGCTGCGCCGGACCCGTATCGGCCTGCTCCTGCCCCGGGGCGGAATGGATATCATGGATGATATCCGTGCCCGGGTCTGCCCCTATCTGGGCTGGGACCACAGCCGCTGGGAAAAAGAAATCCGGGACTACCGGGCCTTGTGGAAACGGGCCTATGCCCCGGTGCCGGGGGAGGGATAA
- a CDS encoding carbohydrate kinase, producing the protein MGQQTLLAIDCGTQSLRALIFDLKGRLLAREQVEYSPYVSPAPGLAEQDPEIYWQGLIRACSQMKKAVPDLFASLAGVGVTSQRATMVNVNEKGEVLRPAIVWLDQRRARPEFAASGALNMGLKLAGLEKKVMDAQAQGKCSWIRQNQPDIWAATHKYLQVSGFLNYRLTGEFADATASQIGHLPFDYKKQCWAGPWSLTRKLFPVEEEKLPALVRSGQILGRITQKAAGVTGIAAHTPVVACGSDKGCETLGSGVVDQTMASLSFGTTATVQTTSEKYFEAIPLMPPYPAPVPGCYNPEVEIFRGFWMISWFKKEFAQKEVETAAKMGIPPEELLNQCLERTQPGAMGLIVQPYWGPGLDHPDAKGAMIGFGDVHTRDHVYRAVIEGLGFALREGMESIQDRGGVRVKKAALSGGASQSDAICQIAADIFNLPMARAATHETSGLGAALLTAAGINAFSSIEEAVASMARPARQFFPNPENVKIYNELYQGVYKKIYKALSPLYREIQKITGYPEK; encoded by the coding sequence ATGGGTCAACAAACGCTGCTTGCCATTGATTGCGGCACCCAGAGTCTGCGTGCCCTGATCTTCGACCTCAAGGGCCGGCTTCTGGCCCGGGAACAGGTGGAATATTCCCCTTACGTCAGCCCCGCCCCCGGCCTGGCCGAACAGGACCCTGAAATTTACTGGCAGGGGCTGATCCGTGCCTGCAGCCAAATGAAAAAGGCGGTGCCCGACCTGTTTGCTTCCCTGGCCGGGGTGGGGGTGACCTCCCAGCGGGCCACCATGGTCAATGTCAATGAAAAGGGAGAGGTGTTACGGCCGGCCATCGTCTGGCTGGACCAGCGCCGGGCCCGGCCCGAATTTGCCGCATCCGGGGCCCTTAACATGGGGCTGAAACTGGCCGGCCTGGAAAAAAAGGTCATGGATGCCCAGGCCCAGGGCAAGTGCAGCTGGATCCGCCAGAACCAGCCCGATATCTGGGCGGCCACCCACAAGTACCTCCAGGTGTCCGGGTTCCTCAATTACCGGCTCACCGGCGAATTCGCCGATGCCACGGCTTCCCAGATCGGCCACCTTCCCTTTGATTATAAAAAGCAATGCTGGGCCGGTCCCTGGTCCCTGACCCGGAAACTCTTCCCGGTGGAAGAAGAAAAACTGCCGGCCCTGGTCCGGTCCGGGCAGATACTGGGCCGGATTACCCAAAAAGCGGCGGGCGTCACCGGCATTGCCGCCCATACCCCGGTGGTGGCCTGCGGATCGGATAAGGGATGCGAAACCCTGGGGTCAGGGGTGGTGGACCAGACCATGGCTTCATTGAGTTTCGGCACCACGGCCACGGTTCAGACCACATCGGAAAAGTATTTTGAAGCCATTCCCCTGATGCCCCCGTACCCGGCCCCGGTGCCCGGATGCTACAATCCGGAGGTGGAAATATTCAGGGGATTCTGGATGATTTCCTGGTTTAAAAAGGAATTTGCCCAAAAAGAGGTGGAGACCGCCGCAAAAATGGGGATCCCTCCCGAGGAACTGCTCAACCAATGCCTGGAACGGACACAGCCCGGTGCCATGGGGCTGATCGTCCAGCCCTATTGGGGGCCGGGCCTGGACCACCCCGATGCCAAGGGAGCCATGATCGGGTTCGGGGACGTCCACACCCGGGACCATGTCTACCGGGCCGTGATAGAAGGCCTGGGGTTTGCGTTGCGGGAGGGAATGGAGAGCATCCAGGACCGCGGCGGGGTACGGGTTAAAAAAGCGGCGCTTTCCGGGGGGGCCTCCCAGAGCGACGCCATCTGCCAGATTGCCGCCGATATTTTTAACCTGCCCATGGCCCGGGCCGCTACCCATGAAACCTCTGGCCTTGGGGCAGCCCTGCTGACGGCGGCGGGCATCAATGCCTTTTCATCCATTGAAGAGGCGGTGGCATCCATGGCCCGGCCGGCGAGGCAGTTTTTTCCCAATCCGGAAAATGTGAAAATTTACAACGAGTTGTACCAGGGGGTTTACAAAAAAATTTACAAGGCCCTTTCCCCCCTGTACAGAGAGATTCAAAAGATAACAGGATACCCGGAAAAATGA
- a CDS encoding FAD-binding oxidoreductase has product MKKEESQRPAPRWIESEPLPRSFRSIFKWGAPEAFKNPSPGFLGVIQKELGIKGGEFQRTAVTGDTLVNQDVPPALDPGVVKAIEGAVGRENVSSAVYDRLRYTSGKAMEDIMKLRLGRVEDICDLAVHPRDKGEVAAVVRICHEHNIPVHVYGGGSSVTFGLDCPKGGVTLVMSTHMNRLISFSEADQTITVEPGMMGPDYEDLLNRAPETLNASGAYTGGHFPQSFEFSSVGGWIAALGAGQASSLYGDAADLVIAQEFVTPAGSFKTLPYPATATGPKVNEIMKGGEGCFGVLVGVTLKVFEYMPRNTRQFAFMFPEFEAAVAAGRRISQGRFGMPAIFRISDAEETDVAMQMYGLDKGILDRILRFRGMAPGRRCLVMGQAEGERGFAANVVRQVRRTARRHKGMYLTGYPMKKWYHGRFSDPYMRDALNDFGVIIDTLECSTTWGNLHRLHREVRAVVKSRPRTICMTHASHFYAQGTNLYFIFITRETGIDEFKDYQQSVIDAIERAGGSLSHHHGVGRMMAPWMERHLGPVQMGILRALKSHLDPKGIMNPGGLGL; this is encoded by the coding sequence ATGAAAAAAGAAGAATCACAGCGCCCGGCGCCGAGATGGATAGAAAGCGAACCCCTTCCCCGGTCTTTCAGGTCTATTTTTAAATGGGGGGCCCCGGAGGCCTTTAAAAATCCCAGCCCAGGGTTCCTCGGGGTGATCCAGAAGGAACTGGGGATTAAGGGCGGTGAGTTTCAACGGACCGCCGTCACGGGGGACACCCTGGTAAACCAGGATGTTCCCCCGGCCCTGGATCCCGGGGTTGTCAAAGCCATTGAAGGGGCCGTGGGCCGGGAAAACGTTTCCTCGGCCGTCTATGACCGGCTCAGATACACCAGCGGCAAGGCTATGGAAGACATCATGAAACTGCGCCTGGGCCGGGTGGAAGATATCTGCGACCTGGCGGTCCATCCCCGGGATAAGGGTGAGGTGGCCGCCGTGGTCCGCATCTGCCATGAACACAACATCCCGGTCCATGTATACGGGGGCGGCAGTTCTGTCACCTTCGGGCTGGACTGCCCCAAGGGCGGGGTGACACTGGTGATGTCCACCCATATGAACCGGCTCATATCCTTCAGCGAGGCCGACCAGACCATTACCGTGGAGCCGGGCATGATGGGACCGGATTACGAGGACCTGCTCAACCGGGCCCCGGAGACCCTAAATGCGTCAGGGGCATACACCGGCGGCCATTTTCCCCAGAGTTTCGAGTTTTCATCGGTGGGCGGGTGGATTGCCGCCCTGGGGGCCGGCCAGGCCTCCTCCCTTTACGGGGATGCCGCCGACCTGGTTATTGCCCAGGAATTTGTCACCCCGGCGGGCAGTTTCAAGACCCTTCCCTATCCGGCCACGGCCACCGGCCCCAAGGTGAACGAGATCATGAAGGGCGGGGAGGGCTGTTTCGGAGTGCTGGTGGGGGTCACCCTGAAAGTATTCGAATACATGCCCCGGAATACCCGCCAGTTTGCCTTTATGTTTCCGGAGTTTGAAGCGGCTGTGGCGGCCGGCCGCAGGATTTCCCAGGGCCGGTTCGGCATGCCCGCCATCTTCAGGATTTCCGATGCCGAAGAGACCGATGTGGCCATGCAGATGTACGGCCTGGACAAGGGCATTCTGGACAGGATCCTCAGGTTCAGGGGGATGGCGCCGGGGCGCCGCTGCCTGGTCATGGGCCAGGCGGAGGGCGAGAGAGGGTTTGCCGCCAACGTGGTCCGGCAGGTGCGGCGGACCGCCCGCCGGCACAAAGGAATGTATCTCACGGGCTATCCCATGAAAAAATGGTACCACGGCCGGTTTTCCGATCCTTACATGCGGGATGCCCTTAACGATTTCGGGGTGATCATCGACACCCTGGAATGTTCCACCACCTGGGGCAACCTCCACCGCCTTCACAGGGAGGTGAGGGCCGTGGTCAAGTCCCGGCCCCGGACCATCTGCATGACCCATGCCTCCCATTTTTACGCCCAGGGCACCAATCTTTATTTTATTTTCATCACCCGGGAGACGGGGATTGATGAATTCAAAGACTACCAGCAGTCAGTCATCGATGCCATTGAGCGGGCCGGCGGCTCCCTGAGCCACCACCACGGGGTGGGCCGGATGATGGCGCCCTGGATGGAACGTCACCTGGGCCCGGTGCAGATGGGGATACTCAGGGCCCTCAAGTC